The following proteins come from a genomic window of Limosilactobacillus reuteri:
- a CDS encoding ROK family glucokinase, whose protein sequence is MAKKLIGVDLGGTTIKFAILTGNGEIQQKWSLRTNILDDGSHIVPDIINSINHHLDLYKMPRDQFIGIGMGTPGTIDREKGTVIGAYNLNWKTTQNVKEDIEQGTGMQFALDNDANVAALGERWKGAGNEGDDVAFITLGTGVGGGLISNGKLIHGVVGAGGEVGHMIVKPDGYLCTCGNHGCLEQYASATGIVHIAQDKVEEYEGNSRLKAMIDNGDEITAKIVFDLAKENDYLANTVVDEVCFYLGLATANLSNALNPEYLVIGGGVSAAGEFLLKRVKQNFEKFAFPTVRTSTQLKLAELGNDAGVIGAASLARQFVNED, encoded by the coding sequence ATGGCTAAGAAATTAATTGGTGTTGACCTTGGTGGTACTACTATCAAGTTTGCAATTTTAACGGGGAACGGTGAGATTCAACAAAAGTGGTCTTTACGGACTAACATTTTGGATGATGGTTCACACATTGTGCCAGACATCATTAACTCAATTAATCACCACCTTGATTTATACAAAATGCCTCGAGACCAATTTATTGGAATCGGAATGGGAACTCCCGGAACAATTGACCGTGAAAAGGGAACTGTTATTGGTGCCTACAACTTAAACTGGAAGACAACGCAAAATGTTAAAGAAGACATTGAACAAGGCACTGGGATGCAATTTGCTCTGGATAACGATGCTAACGTTGCCGCACTTGGTGAACGTTGGAAGGGTGCTGGTAATGAAGGTGACGATGTTGCATTTATTACTTTAGGTACCGGTGTTGGTGGTGGACTTATCTCCAATGGTAAGCTTATCCACGGTGTCGTTGGTGCCGGTGGTGAAGTTGGTCACATGATTGTTAAGCCAGATGGATACCTTTGTACTTGTGGAAACCATGGATGTCTTGAACAATATGCATCTGCTACTGGAATTGTTCATATCGCTCAAGATAAAGTGGAAGAATATGAAGGCAACAGTCGTTTGAAGGCAATGATCGATAACGGTGACGAAATTACAGCTAAGATTGTCTTTGACCTTGCTAAGGAAAATGACTACCTTGCTAACACTGTTGTTGATGAAGTATGCTTCTACCTTGGTTTAGCAACTGCCAACTTAAGCAACGCATTAAACCCTGAATACCTTGTTATCGGTGGTGGAGTTTCCGCAGCTGGTGAATTCCTCTTGAAGCGGGTAAAGCAAAACTTTGAAAAATTTGCCTTTCCAACAGTTCGGACCTCAACACAATTGAAGTTAGCTGAATTAGGTAATGATGCTGGTGTTATCGGCGCTGCTTCATTAGCTCGTCAGTTTGTAAACGAAGATTAA
- a CDS encoding YqgQ family protein, whose amino-acid sequence MAIASRNYRTLYDVQQLLKEFNVFVYVGKRLYDIELMAIELDNLYQSGVVDNSTYTKAKIVLRKEHREEQTRIKRGKLY is encoded by the coding sequence ATGGCGATCGCCTCAAGAAACTACCGCACATTATACGATGTTCAGCAACTGTTGAAAGAATTCAATGTGTTTGTATATGTTGGTAAGCGCCTGTATGATATTGAGTTAATGGCCATTGAGCTTGATAACCTCTATCAATCAGGAGTTGTAGATAATTCAACTTATACAAAAGCAAAGATTGTTTTGCGTAAAGAACATCGTGAAGAACAAACGAGAATTAAAAGGGGTAAACTGTATTAA
- a CDS encoding rhomboid family intramembrane serine protease, translated as MRTQGLRLAPVTLTLIIFQVLVYCWLVYAGGSTNTVTLLNMGARSTPLIREGEWWRLVSPVFLHVGLSHLVVNSVTLLYIGRYIEKFFGHWRMVVIYFVSALFGNFTSAAFMPSTISAGASTAIFGLFGAFLMLGVCFRHNVIVCVLSRTFLLFVIINIVMGFFLSGVDLIGHIGGLFGGFFIAFIVGAPMLGTVDRLKRFLSGAVLTVSLVILTLELK; from the coding sequence ATGCGGACGCAGGGACTAAGATTAGCGCCCGTGACGCTTACCTTAATAATCTTTCAGGTATTAGTTTATTGCTGGTTAGTTTATGCAGGTGGCTCAACTAATACAGTAACCCTCCTTAACATGGGGGCTCGTAGTACGCCCTTAATCAGGGAAGGTGAATGGTGGCGCTTAGTATCACCTGTGTTCCTTCATGTTGGTTTATCACACTTAGTAGTCAATAGCGTTACGCTTTTATATATCGGCCGTTATATTGAAAAATTTTTCGGTCATTGGCGAATGGTAGTCATATACTTTGTCAGTGCGCTTTTTGGTAACTTTACCAGCGCGGCCTTCATGCCATCGACAATTTCAGCTGGTGCTAGTACTGCTATTTTTGGATTATTTGGCGCATTTTTAATGTTAGGCGTTTGTTTTCGCCATAACGTTATTGTTTGCGTCTTAAGTCGTACTTTTTTGTTATTTGTTATTATTAATATTGTGATGGGCTTTTTCCTGTCAGGAGTTGACTTGATAGGACATATTGGCGGTCTATTTGGTGGCTTTTTCATTGCATTTATTGTTGGTGCTCCCATGCTAGGAACTGTTGACCGCCTGAAACGGTTTTTAAGTGGAGCTGTATTAACGGTAAGTTTGGTAATTTTGACTCTAGAATTGAAGTGA
- a CDS encoding 5-formyltetrahydrofolate cyclo-ligase, with protein sequence MAYSKKELRQAYIARLQQLDLNTRLYEERKLASLLYDQPEWTGAKTIAVTLSQSFEIDTAPIILHARHKGQQIVVPRTLPHRQMEFVELNEDTDFDETAFGILEPHDGKVYSPDEIDLMVVPGVAFTASGNRLGFGGGYYDRYLKNYKGPKVSMALTTQLAEENEWEPEEFDQQIDKVLYLPEI encoded by the coding sequence ATGGCTTATTCAAAGAAAGAGTTACGACAAGCATATATTGCGCGCCTTCAACAATTAGATTTAAACACCCGTCTTTACGAAGAGAGAAAATTAGCATCTTTGCTATATGATCAACCTGAATGGACAGGGGCTAAGACAATTGCTGTTACTTTAAGTCAATCTTTTGAAATTGATACTGCACCTATTATCCTTCATGCGCGTCATAAGGGCCAACAGATTGTTGTTCCACGGACGTTGCCACATCGTCAAATGGAATTTGTTGAATTAAATGAGGATACCGATTTCGACGAGACGGCTTTTGGTATTTTAGAGCCACATGATGGCAAAGTTTATTCTCCAGATGAGATTGATTTGATGGTTGTTCCTGGAGTAGCCTTTACCGCATCTGGTAACAGGTTGGGCTTCGGTGGCGGTTATTATGATCGTTACCTAAAAAACTATAAGGGTCCTAAAGTTTCAATGGCATTGACAACGCAACTGGCTGAAGAAAACGAATGGGAACCAGAAGAATTCGATCAGCAGATAGATAAAGTGTTGTATTTACCGGAGATATAG
- the rpmG gene encoding 50S ribosomal protein L33 — MRVNITLECTSCHERTYLTSKNRRHNPDRLELNKYCPREQKVTLHRETK, encoded by the coding sequence ATGCGTGTCAACATTACACTTGAATGTACTTCATGCCACGAACGGACTTACTTAACTAGCAAGAACCGTCGTCATAACCCAGATCGTCTTGAATTAAACAAGTACTGTCCACGGGAACAAAAGGTTACATTACATCGGGAAACTAAGTAA
- a CDS encoding penicillin-binding protein 2, with translation MKENYRTVKFFDRIMNLFGSRTKKRQNAQSIIPFRLNMLLWIVGILLLALTIRLFYLQVLQGTSFKAEVKRSDTTTQTNNVQRGMIYDSQGNVLVGNQTHQAITYTKGANVTTDQLYQIANRLGKYVSVSNKNSRLTDRNEEDYYLADKERLKSVLKHVKTSDADSEDTKYDKALEYLSKHPDSWELSDQQKNNARIYAAMSGAYSLSTTYIKETGVSARELAAVGEHLNEMPGVKIGTSWTRNYPQGTDVQSLTGTVSTTGLPSDEVNSLLAQGYSRNDSVGQSYLEKQFQSTLAGSKSQTEVTTDGNDVTKEKTKYPGKKGDNLVLTINSKFQKQVQSILKNNYSATGNQYSTGVYAVVMNPNTGAIYAMAGIDRDPETGKETPDEIGAINHPITMGSVVKPAMVMGALMDGVITPTNNTLTDMPIKLAGTSSKGSWFNHGGSANMAINASTALEVSSNSYMMQLLMKEAGMKYTPNAQITMKPSIFAKARGYFNMFGLGVKTGIDLPGETSGYTGPADQKHVGSALDLSYGNYDGYTLIQLAQYMSTIANGGNRMRPYIVKEIRGTKSNGQLGAVEYTTKPQVQLTIPASKADFDVVKQGLYQVVHGSNKYVTGKALASVKPSVSGKTGTAETYYKSHSTTTLSFAGFAPSDNPQVVVALAIPGASNSDGGANLTMAKQIFEAYWKTVQSSKGFGD, from the coding sequence ATGAAGGAGAATTATAGAACTGTGAAATTCTTTGATCGAATAATGAACTTATTTGGTTCACGTACCAAAAAGCGTCAAAATGCGCAGTCAATTATTCCATTCCGGCTGAACATGCTACTATGGATTGTTGGTATCTTGTTATTAGCGTTAACTATTCGACTGTTTTATCTTCAAGTTCTGCAAGGAACATCATTTAAAGCGGAAGTAAAGCGATCAGATACAACAACGCAGACGAATAACGTACAACGGGGGATGATTTATGATTCACAAGGAAACGTTCTTGTTGGTAATCAGACTCATCAAGCCATTACCTATACTAAAGGGGCCAATGTAACGACTGATCAGCTCTACCAGATTGCTAATCGTTTAGGAAAATATGTTTCTGTTTCTAACAAGAATTCGCGTTTAACTGATCGAAATGAAGAGGATTATTACCTTGCTGATAAAGAGCGGCTTAAGAGTGTTTTGAAACATGTCAAGACTTCAGATGCAGATTCTGAAGATACTAAATATGATAAGGCTCTCGAATATTTGAGCAAGCATCCTGATTCATGGGAGCTTAGTGATCAGCAAAAGAATAATGCCCGAATTTATGCGGCAATGAGTGGAGCATATTCCCTTTCGACAACTTATATTAAAGAAACAGGTGTTAGTGCTAGAGAGCTTGCAGCAGTTGGAGAACACCTGAATGAAATGCCAGGGGTAAAGATCGGTACGTCTTGGACTCGTAATTACCCACAAGGCACAGATGTTCAATCGTTAACAGGAACTGTCTCAACTACTGGTTTACCAAGTGATGAAGTTAACTCACTGCTTGCTCAAGGATATTCTCGAAATGATAGCGTTGGACAAAGTTATCTTGAAAAGCAGTTCCAATCAACCTTAGCCGGGTCGAAGTCACAAACTGAGGTTACTACTGATGGAAATGACGTAACTAAAGAAAAGACTAAGTACCCTGGTAAGAAGGGTGATAACCTTGTATTGACGATTAATTCAAAGTTCCAAAAGCAAGTTCAATCGATTTTGAAAAACAATTACTCGGCTACCGGAAACCAGTACTCCACTGGGGTATATGCAGTAGTAATGAATCCAAATACCGGTGCAATTTATGCGATGGCTGGTATTGATCGTGACCCAGAAACAGGTAAAGAAACCCCTGATGAAATTGGTGCTATCAACCACCCAATTACGATGGGTTCCGTTGTAAAGCCGGCGATGGTCATGGGAGCATTAATGGATGGTGTAATTACGCCAACAAATAATACCTTAACCGATATGCCAATTAAGCTTGCTGGAACTTCATCTAAGGGATCATGGTTTAACCATGGCGGCTCAGCAAATATGGCAATTAATGCATCAACGGCCCTTGAAGTTTCTTCCAACTCCTACATGATGCAACTACTCATGAAAGAAGCAGGAATGAAATATACACCTAATGCGCAAATTACGATGAAACCAAGTATTTTTGCTAAAGCGCGGGGTTACTTTAACATGTTTGGACTAGGGGTTAAAACTGGAATCGACTTACCTGGTGAAACAAGCGGTTATACCGGACCTGCTGACCAAAAGCATGTCGGTTCAGCCCTTGACTTGTCATATGGTAACTATGATGGTTACACTTTGATTCAACTTGCTCAATATATGTCGACGATTGCTAACGGTGGTAACCGGATGCGCCCATACATTGTTAAAGAAATCCGTGGTACAAAATCTAATGGTCAACTTGGGGCTGTCGAATATACAACTAAACCACAAGTTCAATTGACCATTCCTGCTTCTAAAGCTGACTTTGATGTTGTTAAGCAAGGACTTTATCAAGTAGTCCATGGTTCTAACAAATACGTGACTGGGAAGGCCTTAGCTTCAGTTAAGCCATCAGTATCAGGAAAGACGGGGACTGCCGAAACTTACTACAAGTCGCATTCAACAACGACATTAAGTTTTGCAGGATTTGCGCCATCTGATAATCCACAAGTTGTAGTTGCCTTGGCTATTCCAGGTGCTTCGAATTCCGATGGTGGTGCTAACCTGACAATGGCAAAACAAATCTTTGAAGCATATTGGAAGACTGTTCAGAGTTCAAAGGGTTTTGGTGATTAA
- a CDS encoding YfhO family protein gives MFLYQHHRLYRRKILITSFLLPVILMACYFAYRQMTPFGKSSLLTVDLGQQYVDFFSYLRNTILHHPSSFFYSFSKGLGGEMFGTNAYYLLSPLNLILLFFPAQHLASGITIVTLVRYGLAGLSFAWLMQKTELQQGWRILAFSTVYSMNGWMIANQLNMIWQDALILLPLIIWGLLKLIYQNRVGTYISWLAVMLIDNYYMGWMIAIFTFLFFLWQTPALASWRQRGVIFLRYLGSLLLAAGISAVILLPTFYALMQSKGTYTETKIHSRFEYFAPKMLGKLVPGSFNFNQMPSGQPNIYIGMLLMLGACIYFFNNRFDLRRRLIGAAISIFFIFSFCYEPLDLLWHAGQFPVWYPYRFSYLFSFWCIYLAAKVLQPDFKIKKRSAIILTLLIIAVYWYVGTLNLSYINSNQRNVGLCFALIAVSCLCIPRTNSPRLYDALLVLLAVCDISMSGYAALNKISYVSQPEFGNYTIALDKSVEKLKKHDPGFYRVAKTFMRTKDDPFQADFNSGDHFGSTLEPPIPAFMGAIGQPDGDGFVTYTNGTQVSDALLGYKYTMNARNTSAGQALPLSGFRPDWYSYPLVGATSAVSLRENSHALPIAFGANAAILHLQRTTMDPLNYQSQIFQTLAGRPTFHSLFAVQNFNSVKFNNVQSAKQITGAIFRKQNLLKPASVQLEFIPPTNDSYYLTLGPNVEDNATITMNNKKFTQYDTFRNTVVINVAHDQKGQKIIVNLQLKKATLWMQNVSIYQLKQRPFMASLKTLQASPLKISSYRSNRIVGTVNLQRNQRVLMTTIPAAKGWHVKVDGKSTTPQSVLNTFMAIPMSPGNHRVEFYYRPPFLILGLIITVLSLGLTGWWVKKEHQIKTIFD, from the coding sequence GTGTTTTTATATCAACATCATCGTTTATATCGACGCAAAATTTTGATTACAAGTTTCCTGTTACCAGTTATTTTGATGGCTTGCTATTTTGCGTACCGTCAAATGACCCCCTTTGGTAAAAGCAGCTTATTAACCGTTGATCTCGGTCAACAATATGTCGATTTTTTCAGTTACCTTAGAAATACTATTCTCCACCATCCCAGCAGTTTCTTTTATTCGTTTAGCAAAGGGCTGGGTGGCGAAATGTTTGGGACTAATGCATATTATTTGCTAAGTCCATTAAACTTAATTTTATTATTTTTCCCCGCCCAGCACCTTGCAAGTGGGATAACCATCGTTACGCTTGTCCGCTATGGCCTAGCAGGATTGAGTTTTGCCTGGTTAATGCAAAAAACTGAGCTACAACAGGGGTGGCGGATTTTAGCCTTCAGTACCGTTTACTCAATGAATGGTTGGATGATTGCCAACCAATTAAATATGATTTGGCAAGACGCCTTAATCCTTTTGCCATTAATTATTTGGGGACTTCTCAAACTTATCTATCAAAATCGTGTTGGAACTTACATCTCTTGGCTAGCCGTAATGTTGATTGATAATTATTACATGGGCTGGATGATTGCCATCTTTACTTTCCTATTCTTCCTCTGGCAAACACCAGCGTTGGCGTCATGGCGACAACGGGGAGTAATTTTTCTCCGCTATCTCGGCAGTTTGCTGCTTGCGGCGGGCATTTCAGCAGTCATTTTATTGCCAACTTTCTATGCCTTAATGCAAAGTAAGGGAACGTATACTGAAACCAAGATCCACAGCCGTTTTGAGTACTTTGCGCCTAAAATGCTTGGAAAGCTTGTTCCTGGATCATTTAATTTTAATCAAATGCCAAGTGGTCAGCCTAATATTTATATTGGAATGTTATTAATGCTCGGCGCTTGTATCTACTTTTTCAATAATCGCTTTGACCTTCGTCGTCGTTTGATTGGGGCAGCCATTTCAATCTTCTTTATTTTCTCATTCTGTTACGAGCCATTAGATCTTTTATGGCATGCCGGACAGTTTCCAGTTTGGTACCCTTATCGTTTTTCGTACCTCTTTTCCTTCTGGTGCATCTATCTTGCTGCTAAAGTACTTCAACCTGATTTCAAAATAAAAAAGCGCAGTGCAATTATCCTGACGTTACTTATTATCGCAGTTTATTGGTATGTTGGTACGCTTAACTTATCGTATATTAATAGCAATCAGCGAAATGTTGGCTTATGCTTTGCGCTGATCGCCGTTAGTTGCCTTTGTATTCCCCGAACAAATTCACCGCGCTTATACGACGCGCTTCTTGTTCTCCTTGCCGTCTGTGATATTTCTATGAGTGGGTACGCGGCGCTTAATAAGATCTCTTACGTTTCACAACCTGAATTTGGTAACTACACTATTGCTCTTGATAAAAGTGTTGAAAAACTAAAGAAACATGACCCGGGTTTCTACCGCGTTGCCAAAACTTTCATGCGAACAAAGGATGATCCCTTCCAAGCAGACTTTAATTCTGGTGACCATTTTGGTTCGACCCTAGAGCCGCCAATTCCAGCCTTCATGGGTGCAATTGGGCAGCCAGATGGGGATGGTTTTGTTACTTATACTAATGGAACCCAAGTGAGTGATGCGCTTCTTGGTTACAAATATACTATGAATGCTCGAAATACCTCAGCCGGACAAGCATTACCCCTATCCGGCTTTCGTCCCGATTGGTATAGTTATCCATTAGTAGGAGCAACTTCTGCAGTTAGTCTTCGGGAAAATTCACATGCCCTTCCAATTGCCTTTGGAGCTAATGCCGCCATCCTCCACCTTCAACGCACTACAATGGATCCATTAAATTATCAGTCACAGATTTTCCAAACACTTGCCGGACGCCCAACATTTCATTCATTATTTGCCGTTCAAAACTTTAATTCCGTCAAATTCAATAATGTTCAAAGTGCTAAGCAAATTACTGGCGCAATTTTTAGGAAGCAGAACTTGCTTAAACCCGCCTCCGTTCAGTTAGAATTTATTCCGCCAACTAATGACTCTTACTACTTAACACTCGGACCAAACGTTGAGGACAATGCTACAATTACGATGAATAATAAGAAGTTCACCCAATATGATACTTTCCGTAATACAGTGGTGATCAACGTTGCCCATGACCAAAAAGGACAAAAAATCATCGTTAATTTGCAACTAAAGAAAGCAACGCTGTGGATGCAAAATGTTAGTATCTATCAATTAAAGCAACGACCATTCATGGCAAGTTTAAAGACTCTTCAAGCCTCACCATTAAAGATTAGTTCATACCGTAGTAATCGGATAGTTGGAACAGTCAATCTCCAGCGTAATCAACGAGTATTGATGACCACTATTCCTGCTGCTAAAGGCTGGCATGTTAAGGTAGATGGTAAGTCTACTACTCCCCAGAGCGTGCTTAATACGTTTATGGCTATCCCAATGAGTCCCGGAAATCATCGGGTTGAATTTTATTACCGACCACCATTCCTCATTCTTGGACTTATAATTACAGTTCTAAGTCTCGGCTTAACTGGGTGGTGGGTTAAGAAAGAACATCAAATAAAGACAATTTTTGATTAG
- a CDS encoding heme biosynthesis protein HemY, with translation MKLIISDAASQWFRDEMGLKPGNGIKFYGKTYGQTEVHHGFSQGFTREDKPVEPILEVKKDGINYHIDSLDEWFFKDLITTVDYDSQADGPVFHFQHEDGDIPDVAGFVNDADDHSDNKADASTGASQH, from the coding sequence ATGAAATTGATTATTTCTGATGCTGCCAGTCAATGGTTTCGTGACGAAATGGGACTAAAACCAGGGAATGGAATAAAGTTTTACGGTAAAACTTATGGCCAAACTGAAGTCCATCATGGCTTTTCACAAGGATTTACTCGTGAAGATAAACCAGTTGAGCCGATTTTAGAGGTAAAAAAGGATGGTATTAATTACCACATTGATTCACTAGATGAATGGTTTTTTAAGGACCTTATCACTACTGTTGACTATGATTCGCAAGCAGACGGACCAGTATTTCATTTTCAACATGAAGATGGAGATATACCTGACGTAGCTGGATTTGTTAATGACGCTGATGATCATTCCGATAATAAGGCTGATGCCTCTACTGGAGCATCGCAGCATTAA
- the greA gene encoding transcription elongation factor GreA, translating to MAEEKTFPMTLEGKKKLEDQLEEYRLKRRPEVIKRIKIARSYGDLSENSEYESAKDEQAMVESRIAQIENMLQYAEIIDNEDVDKDEVSMGRTITIQELPDEEPEEYQIVGESESDPFNGKISNESPMAKGLLGHKVGEVVEVEVPNGTIKLKIVKVD from the coding sequence ATGGCTGAAGAAAAAACTTTTCCAATGACCCTTGAAGGGAAGAAAAAGCTTGAAGATCAACTTGAAGAATATCGCTTGAAGCGTCGACCAGAAGTTATTAAGCGGATAAAGATTGCTCGTAGTTATGGTGATTTATCTGAAAATTCAGAATATGAATCAGCAAAAGATGAACAAGCAATGGTTGAAAGTCGAATTGCCCAAATTGAAAATATGCTTCAATATGCTGAAATTATCGATAATGAAGATGTTGATAAGGATGAAGTATCTATGGGGCGGACAATTACTATTCAAGAATTGCCAGATGAAGAACCAGAAGAATACCAAATTGTCGGTGAATCAGAATCTGATCCATTTAACGGTAAGATTTCTAATGAATCTCCAATGGCAAAAGGATTACTTGGTCACAAAGTTGGCGAAGTAGTTGAAGTTGAAGTTCCTAATGGGACAATCAAGCTAAAGATTGTCAAGGTTGATTAA
- the udk gene encoding uridine kinase, which produces MSIQQNKRPVVIGVTGGSGSGKTTVSNKIYDQLHGQAIQIINQDTYYNDQSDMIMDERKAVNYDHPLAFDTDFLIKQLTDLRSNKAIEMPVYDYTQYTRSDKTVHVEPTDVIILEGILILDDERLRDLMDIKVYVDTDDDIRIIRRIQRDMVERGRSLDSIITQYLATVKPMYHQFVEPTKRYADIIVPEGGENQVAIDILSTKIRDILVKRGHTELR; this is translated from the coding sequence ATGAGTATTCAACAGAATAAGCGTCCAGTAGTTATTGGTGTTACAGGTGGTTCCGGTAGTGGAAAGACAACGGTAAGTAATAAAATCTATGACCAATTGCATGGGCAAGCAATCCAGATTATTAACCAAGATACTTACTATAATGATCAGTCAGATATGATAATGGATGAACGTAAAGCAGTAAATTATGATCATCCGCTTGCATTTGATACAGATTTTTTGATTAAACAGCTAACGGATTTGCGGAGTAATAAGGCTATTGAGATGCCGGTGTACGACTATACACAATATACGCGTTCCGACAAAACCGTTCATGTAGAACCGACTGATGTCATTATTTTAGAAGGAATCTTAATTCTTGATGATGAACGTTTACGGGATTTAATGGATATTAAAGTTTATGTTGATACAGATGATGATATTCGGATTATTCGTCGAATTCAACGTGATATGGTAGAGCGTGGACGGTCCCTTGATTCAATTATTACTCAGTACCTGGCTACGGTAAAACCAATGTACCATCAATTTGTTGAACCAACTAAACGCTATGCTGACATTATTGTGCCAGAAGGTGGCGAAAACCAAGTTGCAATCGACATATTATCGACAAAAATCCGCGATATTTTAGTAAAACGTGGACACACCGAATTGCGATAG